The Arenibacter algicola region TTGCCCATTGGCAGGAACAGCTAGGATTAATAGAAGAAACAATAGCGTTATAATTGCGTTTGTGTTTTTCATGATTTTGTTGGATTAATCTTTTAAAGATAAGATTAAAAAATTGTTCCATTAAATCCTTAATTGTTATTATATTAGAGTATTAGCCAAACCAATACCAACAAACCAAAAACACCATGCCCAACCAAAAATTTTTATTAGTTCTTTTCGCCTTTTTAAACTTTTCTACAATTGGATTTTCCCAAACGCCAGTTTTAGATAATGACACCCAAATACGACCAACCGCTGTTGCAGTTCCCATTGAAACCGATCCTTTGATCGATGGGAATATTTTAAAAGATGAAGTTTGGCAAAAGATAAAACCCTTTGGGGGCTTATTACAAAGTCAACCCAATTACGGACAAATGGCCAGCGAACGCACGGAGATAAGAATTGCCTACACTGAACACACTTTTTATTTGGCAGTAGTCTGTTATGATTCGGATCCTGATGGGCTAGTAGTTTCCGATGCCAGAAGGGATGCTTTGTTGGATAATACCGATGCCTTTCTTTTTATAGTGGATACTTACAAGGATAATCAGAACGGCTTTATTTTTGGAACCAATTCCCTAGGAGTGGAATATGATGCCCAGGTAGATAACGAAGGTCAGGGCAACCAAAATACAAATAGGCAACAAGGCGGGACCATAGGTGGTTTTAATTTAAATTGGGATGGGTCTTGGAAGGTTAGGACTTCAGTGCACGACGAAGGATGGAGTGCGGAATTTGCCATTCCATTGCGTACCATAAGATTTCAGCCAGGCAAGGATTGGGGCATTAATTTTCGCAGAAATATAAGGAAGACCAATGAAATTGTTTATTGGTCGCCCATGCCCATAGGGTTTAACTTAAATAGACTTTCCTTGGCCGGCACCCTTACGGGCCTAAATCTTAAAACTCCTAGAAATTTAAAGGTTATTCCCTATGTGCTGGGACAATTGGCCAAAGATTTTGAAGCCAATGATCCGAAGGCAAGATTTACCCCTGAGGTGGGTGGGGATATTAAGTTTAGTATTACCCCTAGTCTTACCTTGGACCTTACCTATAACACCGATTTTGCCCAGGTGGAGGTAGATGAGCAACAGGTAAATCTGGATCGTTTTAATTTGTTTTTTCCAGAGAAGCGACCGTTTTTTTTGGAGAATGCAGGCTTGTTCAGTGTGGGGAGTCCTGGGGAAGTAGATCTGTTTTTTAGTAGACGTATCGGGATAGGGGATGATGGAAACATAGTGCCCATAATTGGAGGGGCCAGATTATCCGGGAAATTGGACCGAACCAATGTTGGACTTTTAACCATGTTTACCGATGAGGTTGAGGACGCGGGAATTCAGAAGAATAATTTTACGGTAGCTCGCGTTAACCATGAATTCAAAGGGCGTTCCGCCTTGGGGGCGGCGTTTATCAATCGTTCAGGGATAGGTGTCGATGATGACTTTAACAGTACCATAGCCCTCGATGGAAAATTGGGTTTGGGCCGTAAGGCCAGAATGACCGGTTTTTATGCCCGTACCAATGGGCCAATGGATACCATAAATGAACATTCTTTCCGGCTTAAAACCGACTATATTTGGAACAGTTGGGAAATAGGAGGTGGGTATACGGAAGTTGGGGAAGGTTTTAATCCAG contains the following coding sequences:
- a CDS encoding DUF5916 domain-containing protein; the encoded protein is MPNQKFLLVLFAFLNFSTIGFSQTPVLDNDTQIRPTAVAVPIETDPLIDGNILKDEVWQKIKPFGGLLQSQPNYGQMASERTEIRIAYTEHTFYLAVVCYDSDPDGLVVSDARRDALLDNTDAFLFIVDTYKDNQNGFIFGTNSLGVEYDAQVDNEGQGNQNTNRQQGGTIGGFNLNWDGSWKVRTSVHDEGWSAEFAIPLRTIRFQPGKDWGINFRRNIRKTNEIVYWSPMPIGFNLNRLSLAGTLTGLNLKTPRNLKVIPYVLGQLAKDFEANDPKARFTPEVGGDIKFSITPSLTLDLTYNTDFAQVEVDEQQVNLDRFNLFFPEKRPFFLENAGLFSVGSPGEVDLFFSRRIGIGDDGNIVPIIGGARLSGKLDRTNVGLLTMFTDEVEDAGIQKNNFTVARVNHEFKGRSALGAAFINRSGIGVDDDFNSTIALDGKLGLGRKARMTGFYARTNGPMDTINEHSFRLKTDYIWNSWEIGGGYTEVGEGFNPEVGFLQRSAFRKPEARILYHYRPKNENSVILELRPHISYNSFWNFEGFQETSYTHIDNHWEFKSGMEIHTGLNLTTEGVLDPFEISDGVTVLPGTYRHSESQLVFFTNKSNPVSVNIRSVIGGSFGGKRYQQSATLSVRLGDKFNSDFIYLYNNYQLPVGDFTANIFRSQMTYSFRPNLYVQSLVQNNSANELWAVNLRLGWLQRANTGLFVVYNYNVREGDPLNNSIIIKYSRMFDLVN